In Nocardioides nitrophenolicus, the genomic window CGCGAGGCCATGGTCGGTGCGGTCGCCCACTCCGGCCGGGTGATCTTCGCCGCCGGCGGCGTGATGGTCGCGGTCTTCTTCACCTTCGCGCTCTCCGGCCCGCTGCCGCCCAAGGAGATGGGCGTGATCCTCGGCGTCGCCGTCCTGCTGGACGCCTTCCTGGTCCGCCTGGTCCTGCTGCCCGTGCTGCTCCGCCTCTCCGGCCGGGCCGCCTGGGCCACGCCCGCCTGGCTGCGCCGGGCCCTGCCCACCATCACCTTCGCCCACGACTGAGCCCACGACTGAGCCGCCGCTTTCCACCCGCCAGAGAGGAACACCATGACCGACACCCACTCGCCCCACGCCAAGCCCGTCCTCGACGAGCTCTCCCCGCTGCACCGCCGGCTGCGCCGCGCGATCCCCGACGTCTACCAGGGCTTCGGCGCGCTGTCCCAGGCCGCCTTCGCCGACGGCGCGCTCGACACCCGCACCAAGGAGCTGATCGCCCTGGCGATCGGCGTCGTCGAGGGCTGCGACGGCTGCATCGCCTCCCACGCGCAGGCCGCGGCCCGGGCCGGTGCCACGAGGCAGGAGGCCGCCGAGGCCATCGGCGTCACCTTCCTGATGCACGGCGGGCCCGCGACGATCCACGGCGCCCGGGCGTACGACGCGTTCTGCTCGTTCGCCGACGCGCTCGAGTCGACTGCCGCGGAGGCCTGAGCCGTGTGCCGTCCGGTGCGCTGCAGGACGTGCGCAAGACGACCTGGGCCGGGTGCGGCCAGCACGTCGCGTCGGTCCGGGCCCGGGTGCCCGCCGAGGAGTGGTGCGCGGGCCACGAGCGTCCCGACAGGCCGAAGAGATGGTGGCGGCGCTGAACGTCTCGCCCGCCCCCTCCGCGGGCTCGGGTCGCAGGTCCCGAGGCTCGGGACCTGCGACCCTGTGCCTCGCCGCCGTGATGGCGCAGGCTGAGGTCGTGCCCCCCGCAACGAGAGGAACCGGCATGGACGCCTACGAGGACCTGCAGCAGGCGACGCTGCACGACATCCCCCGCTCCGAGTGCCTGCAGCTGCTCGGCCTGGCCCGCGTCGGCCGCATCGTCTACGCCGACGACCAGGGGCCGGTCGCGCTGCCGGTCAACTTCCGGATGGACGGCGAGACCGTCCTGTTCCGGGTCTCCCCCGCCAGCGAGATGTGCCTGCGTCTCAACGACGCCGAGGTCTCCTTCCAGGTCGACCGCCTCGACGACTTCCACCAGACGGGCTGGAGCGTGCTGGTGCGTGGGCGGTCGTCGTACGTCGAGAGCGCGGACCTGCCCGCCCTAGAGTCGACCCGTCCGCTGCCGTGGGCGCGCGGCTTCCGGCCGGTGTACGTCCGGGTCAGTCCGACACGGATCAGCGGCAGGCGGCTGGTCGATGACTGACGCGGACGGCATGGCCGACCTCAACGAGACCACGACCCCGACCGGGCGCATCGACGGCCGGATGCCCAGCCCTCCCCAGGTCACCCCACGGCCAACGGTCACCCGGGGTCGTGCCCTTTGGCCCTGTCGGCCCACCCGTGGCCGGCGCAGGCTGGGCCCATGAGAGACAACTCCCGCATTGTCGTCGGGTACGACGGATCGTCCGGCGCTGATGCCGCGCTCGTCTGGGCGGCCCAGGACGCGGCGGTCGGCGCCGCTCCGCCGCCCGACCTGCATGTCGTCGTGGTCGGCACGGCGATGGCCCCGGCCCTCGGCGAGTACCGCCATGTCATGGACCGCGCCGTCGAGGAATGGTGCGCGAGCGCCGCGGAACGGCTCGGCGCTCTCGGTCGCGCCGACGCCGAGGTCGAGGTACGGCACGGCTCGGTCGTCCCCCAGCTCCTCGACGCGGCACGGAGCGCGTCGCTGCTCGTCGTCGGCAGCGCCGGCCACGGGTTCGCGGCCGGCACGCTGGCCGGCT contains:
- a CDS encoding carboxymuconolactone decarboxylase family protein — translated: MTDTHSPHAKPVLDELSPLHRRLRRAIPDVYQGFGALSQAAFADGALDTRTKELIALAIGVVEGCDGCIASHAQAAARAGATRQEAAEAIGVTFLMHGGPATIHGARAYDAFCSFADALESTAAEA
- a CDS encoding pyridoxamine 5'-phosphate oxidase family protein, giving the protein MDAYEDLQQATLHDIPRSECLQLLGLARVGRIVYADDQGPVALPVNFRMDGETVLFRVSPASEMCLRLNDAEVSFQVDRLDDFHQTGWSVLVRGRSSYVESADLPALESTRPLPWARGFRPVYVRVSPTRISGRRLVDD